The Aeromonas jandaei genomic interval GTTTCTACCCCGGGCCGGATTTTCAATCACACTTCGAGACTTTTTCATGAGCGACACTATCTCCCGCCACCGTCAACTGTGTGAGCTGCTGACCGAATATGGTCATCAGTACTATGTGCTGGATAACCCGACCGTACCGGACGCCGAATACGACCGTCTGATGCGCGAGCTGATCGCGCTGGAGGCTGACCACCCCGAGCTGAAAACGCCGGCGTCCCCGAGCGTGCGGGTCGGCGGCCAACCGCTGACTGCCTTCAGGCAGGTGCGTCACGAGATCCCCATGCTGAGTCTGGACAACGTCTTTAGCAGCGAAGAGCTGCTGGCGTTTGAACAACGTATGAGCGATCGCCTCAAGCGTGAAGTGCGTTTCGAGTTCTGCTGCGAGCCCAAGCTTGATGGCCTGGCGGTGAGCCTGCTCTATGTAAATGGTCAGCTGGTGCAGGCCGCGACCCGGGGCGATGGCGCTACCGGTGAGGAGATCACCGAGAACGTGCGTACCATCAAGGCCATTCCGCTCGCATTGCGGGGCTCTGGTTGGCCCGAGCGGCTTGAGGTGCGTGGCGAAGTCTTTATGCCCAAGGCTGGTTTCGAGGCGATGAACGCCAAGGCGCTGGCCGCAGGCGAGAAGGTGTTCGTCAACCCGCGTAACGCCGCCGCCGGCAGCCTGCGTCAGCTCGATTCACGTATCACTGCCAGCCGTCCCCTGAGCTTTTACGCCTACGGCGTCGGTGTCGGCGGCGAGCAACTCGGTGGCTCTCACTTCGGTCGTCTCAATCAGCTCAAAGAGTGGGGGCTGCCACTTAGTCCCGAGGTGAAACTCAAAGAGGGGGCTGCCGGTTGTCAGGCGTTTCACGACGACATTCTGGCCCGCCGTGGCGAGCTGCCTTACGAGATCGACGGCGTGGTCTACAAGGTGGATGCCATTGCTCTGCAGGAGGAGCTCGGCTTTGTGGCACGCGCTCCGCGCTGGGCGACCGCCCACAAGTTCCCGGCGCAGGAGGAGATGACCCTGCTTGAGAACGTCGAGTTTCAGGTCGGCCGCACCGGCGCCGTGACCCCGGTCGCCAAGCTCAAACCGGTGTTTGTCGGCGGCGTGACGGTCTCCAATGCCACGCTGCACAATGCTGATGAAATTGAACGCCTTGGCGTCATGGTCGGTGATACCGTGATCGTGCGCCGGGCAGGGGACGTGGGTGTCACCTTCGTAGCCGATGTTTCACATAGACAGCACCACGCTACACTGGTCTAGTCTTCATAGTCTCCACTCTTGAGAGCAAGAGTTGCATTTAGAGGCACATAATAAATTTTTGGTATCAAAATATGAATGAATTCAAATTTAACGAAATACAGCTTTCTGCAATTAATAAATTAGACAAACAAATAAACACAAATAAAATTGAACAGGCAATTGTTAATAACTCTTTCAATGAACTTGATAATGATGAGCAAGAGATATTTCTAGAGGTTGCTAATGCTTGCTACCGAGCAGGCTTCCCTGTTATTGATGACTCAGAATATGATGTCTTCTATAACCAGTTTTCTGAAAAAGAACCAGCTAGTCCATTCGTTAATTCTGTAGAGCCAGAAGTGCTTCATCTGGGGAAAACAGTACCATTACCTCAGAAAATGTTATCAACAGATAAAGCATATTCCAAAGACGAGATTCAAAAATGGCTTGAGAGAATTATTAATTCTGCAAATGAATTAAATATAGATGCAAAAAGCATAAGTGTACGCGTTACACCAAAGTTAGATGGCTATGCAGCCTACGATGATGGTGAGCGTTTGTATACTCGTGGTGACGGTGTTAAAGGTCAGGATATCTCAAGAGCATTTGAGCGAGGGCTTCAAGTTGCACAGAGCGGTGCACGAGGGCTTGGTGCTGGAGAAATCGTTATCGATAAAAAATATTTTGAAGAGAATCTAAGCCAGCACTTCGAAAACTCACGCAATATTCAAGCCGCAATAATTGCTGAAAAGAATGTAGATCCATTGGTTCAGCAGGCAATCAATGATGGGGCATGTGTTTTTTACCCATTTGTCCTACTTAAAAATTGGACTGGGCATTATGAGCAGTTGATGACTGACTTCGAGGACATTATTGATAGCATTTGGAATGCGGTTGATTATGATGTAGACGGAGTGATCCTGGAAGCAGTAGATCCAAGAATTAAAGAAAACATGGGCGCTACGCGGAAATTTCATCGGTGGCAGATTGCATTCAAAGTAAATGCTGAGTCCGCAGATGTGGAGGTTCTTGAGGTTACGCCTCAAACGTCAAGAACTGGAAGAGTTTCACCAGTTGCAGAGTTGGTGCCAACTAAGATTAGTGGTGCCACGATTAGTAGAGTGACAGTTCATCATTACAATATGGTCAAAACGAATGGTATTGGCAAAGGAGCTATTGTTCAGGTCGTTCGGAGTGGCTTGGTTATCCCTAAAATTGAAAAAGTAATTAAGCGGGTTGAACCACAAATCCCAACAAACTGTCCAAGTTGCCAGTCTCATCTAGTTTGGGAAGCAGATCACTTAATTTGTCAAAACAAAAGTGACTGTCCTGCTCAGACTGAGAATACATTGATTCATTTCTTTAAAACATTAGGTAACAATGATGGGTTTGGGCCGAAGGTTATAGAGAAGTTTACCAATAAAGGAATTAAGCACATACATGAAATATATGAGCTTAAAGCACATCATTTTTCTGGCTATGGCTTTGCAGAAAAAACAGCAAAAAATTTATTTGAACAGCTCCAGCTCAGTCGTAATGTAGAAATTGAGGATTGGCGCTTTCTATCGGCTTTTGGTGTAAGTCGCCTGGGTGGTGGTAATTGTGAGAAACTTCTTCGTCATTATTCTCTGACAGAAATATTTGATCTGTCTGCCGAGGATATCGGTAAGCTTGATGGTTTTGCACAACAGAGTTCAGAAGCGATTTTGGAAGGGTTGGCTAGCATTAAAGATGAGTTCTTTAAGGTCTACTCACTCGGTTTCAACTTGAGTATTACTCCCAAAGCATCCGACGATAGCCAGATTTCCACTCCTATTGCTGGGGCCACTATCGTTTTCACTGGCACTATGATTAAAGGCACTCGCTCCGACATGGAAAAACAGGCAAAGGCTTTAGGTGCTAAAGTTGCAAAATCAGTAACAGGTCAGACTACGTACCTTGTTACGGGAACAAAGGTCGGTGAAACAAAGATAAATAGTGCAAAAGAGAAAGGCGTTAAAGTTATCACAGAAGATGAGTATCTAGATTTAATTAGTTAAGTTTTGGGGTGTTAAAACTACTTATAATTTGGTGCAGAAGTAATAAATCCTGCACCAGATTATAAAACTTTTTGATGTGAAAAATTCCAATTAATGTGAGATATGGCGGCTATCATCAAAACTTTTTTCTAAAGGGTTCATCAAAGCAGATGGCTCTTGCGATTTCACTTCTCATTTCTGTCTTCTCCTGCTCGTTCAAACTAACCAAGTTATGAGAAAACTCATTGAAAAACAGCACAGGCTTAAATAAATATTGTGTTGAGTCAAGAAATTCATGATTCACTCGCATCGAGAAATACTCAAGTTTATCAACGAATCTATTGTAAACCCAGCCACTTCTATGGCCTTTATTCCTGGCAGCCTCTGCAATAACCTCTATCTCTCGCGTCAAGAATGAGCTAACCAGCTCAGCCTGGGCAGGAGCATTTGCACACAATGTTTTAAATGAATCAACCCACCACCGCTTAAATGGAATAGAGGAAAATGCACAACTACCGCCAAGCCAGGGTGACCGATACCCAATCTCTAAATTTCGAGTCGCCTTGTTTGAAGACAAAGGGAAAAATTTTTCAATACTATCGAGTCGTGAGCTGAGACTGAAGCCTGCTGTCCCCTCTGCCTCGTATACCTCACCAGTGTTGTAGCTGCCAATATGGTGGTATAGAACCGTACCAAAAGGGGCGCTACGTTGGTCTTCCACTAACTGATATAAAGCAAAAGACCTGCAATTTCCCAGATCCGCCCCTACTTTTAAATCCTCACACAGGCTGGCATTAGTAGAAAACGTGCTATTAAACTCACTTATGATATCTGAATAAGTTTTCATTATTTGCCCATCTAGGAACATTAAACTATCAAAAGCTCGGATACTTATAGCTATCAACATCCTATTAAACGATCAATAATCTGTGTCATTGCTCTCATTGAATAGTTTTTTATGATGTATTTTTCGTCTGAAATTTGGTGTGATTTTTTATTAAGCACTAGGTCACTAGGTAGTTCCTTCGGCTCATGTAATAAACCATCATTCAGAATCTTTGTAGATATACAGTTTAAAAACCTTATAAAAAAACCAGCAAACTCTTTAGACGTGTACTCAAACCAATCCAGATCTTTTTCTATCAAGCGCCCTAGCTTTTCTACGTATTGTTCTATTGTATTCTGTGATGTGTCACCATTATAGTTCATGTCATGAATTAAACTCTCAAGATACTCCACCTCTAAATATTCGGTTCTAACAACATAACGATGATGTGCGTTCTCATTCCTAATATCAAATAATAAAGGGTTAAAAAAGGTATGGAGCATTACCGTCTCGCTCTCAAAAGAGATCCCATTTGACTTGTAACACAACTCTAGAAAGGAGATAAAGTAAGCTAATCTATCGTACAAAACAACACACTCGGATAGATATGAGCGATATTCGTGTTTGAGAGATTGAATCGTTAATCGGTCATTGTTAAAAATAGTAGATGCTTTATAGCTGATATAGTTTCGACTTTTACAATTTTCGAACAATTCGCCCCTTGAAAAGGCTAATATTGCATAAAATTTCTGTAAATCATCTAACGAATTATTATTTTCATCCGTTAATATATTGAACCGTGGGTCAACATTTTCTGCACAATTTTCATTGACATAATTATTGATGGCTATTAATAGCTCATGTGTTCTAATGACTTCCAGCTCTGGCCCCCAATTATAATTTTGGATGAATATCTTTTCCAAATTACATCCTTAGGTTATTGTAACCATATAAAAGTGAGATGACCACACAAGTGATTGTGTCTTTAATTAATGCAGCCTTTTAGCATAACAAGGCCCACAACTATAATAAAAAACCATCCTCCCCAACCTAAGCCAGATGACTTCCTATTAGTACCGATTGGGTTGCTCCTTGCAGAATTGCCCATGTTTGAAGAGAGATGTACGGGGGGCGCACTCGTGTAAGTTACCTGAGGTGCTTGTTGAGCCCGCATCTTCTCAAGAAGCTGCTGATTTGAGCTCTTCTGGGGAGCTGTGGGGGTTGGCCTTGTTTGAGTTGGCGAATTTGAAGCTCTAGTACCTTTTGTCATTGTTGAGAGAATGCCTGCATTTTGGCTCGGCACAGTCCTAGCCGGAGCTGCGATCCCCCCAAGAAGACGGTATCTGGCTTCCTGTTCTGGTATCTGCTGTATCTGACCTGGTGCAGTTATAGTGATTGAGATATGTGTGTAGGTAGTCGATTTTGCATGTCCATGATAAGGCGCATCAACGAGGCCTGTAACGGACAGCCAACGACCAACCCAAGTCTGGTCAGGTACATTAGCACCAATCGCATTCATGCCATCAGACCAGATAGCTAACTTGACAGCCTTGCCACGCCAATCAGAGAAATTCACGAATACATAAGGTTTTCTATTCGCTCCCCACCCACGGCGAACAGAATGGATTTTACCAATGAGCTCTATTCTGCTCCCAACCTGTTCAAATACTTTTTCATATTTCAACGCATCACAAACTACATATGCACCTTGATAGCCTGCTTTAGCCAAGGTAGCCCCTTGGCCAAATATAATTTCATCGTGATAGATCCCCTTATTCTGAAGGAAATCTACAAGGGTAGGAACTTTATTAAAGTCCCCAAGTGCCACTCTAGCTAAGTTTTTGACATGCAAACCCACGCCAGTGATTTTTAAAACCTCTTTAAATATCACTGAAGAGCTAGGATCTAAAAAGTCATTCCGCCTAAATACAACTGCACTCGGTTCAGACCGAGAAATAGTCCAAATCGAAGAAGACGCAATCAATGCTTGGAGTGCCACATCCAGCGTTAAAAATGAAAAGCGGTCAAGCTTTTCATTAAAATCATTAGCAGTACGCTTGGGATGTTGAAAGTTAACCTGTCCCAATTCAGTTGCTTTAGATGATTGCAGTGCTTCAACATACATTCCATCATAATCAATGAGTTGAATCGTGCTACCACCTGCACTCACCATTATATTTTCTGGCTGAATATCACCATGAGAAATCTGATTTTTCTCTAGAAAGACAGCTAAATCAGCCAGTGCTTGCCGCAGTCTTTGAAGAGACTGAGGATTACGATATTCATTCTCCAAGAATTCAGCTAATGTTTGTCCTTGTGCCCAAGCCATCTTTACGATGGGATACATAACCCCCTGTATACGAATACCCGCAGGGATGAATTCAAATGGTAGAAAATAAGGACTCGCCAATTTCTTAATTCGAGAGGATATAGCTTGATATCTTCTCTCTAACTCTCGTGATTCCTTATGAAAACAACGCAGTGCAAACTTCTTACCTCCAGCCTGCACAGTATACGTGAGTGCAAATCCACCACATAAAGCCAGAGGAAGCCCTAAGCCAGTAGTCTTTAATGTACCATGCTTTAACTCTGCGTCTTGTAATACGAGTTGTGGGGATTGTAGAGCCTCGTTGTATTGCTCAAGGGTTGGATATGCCATGGCTTACACTTCACTGGTCAGGCTAATGATAATTAAAGTGGTATCATCTCGACGGAGTTTTCCAATTGTGCGCTCTGTTTCAACAAGATCCTGAAGTTCCTGTTGGCTTCTGATACTAATAAGCCTCTCAAAGGCCGAGCGATCACCATGCTCCTGATGATGCAGTAGCCATGCCCCGAGAGCATCAGTCATACAGAGAAGCAATTTCGTCTGATCGTCCTTGTAACTCCAGTCCTTTTGAGTAAACAAAATACTATTAGTGTCGCTTAATAATGGGTTTAACTCATTGCGCGTTGATAGAAGAGTCGGTTTTTGAGTGAATTGGTCTGCACAATAATACGGTATTGTATCCAACAGGGTATGACCATCGCTCCAAACAGCAAGACTATCTCCTAGGGCACACACGTTGATGTTCTCGTGAATGGGGTCATCTTGGACA includes:
- a CDS encoding BRCT domain-containing protein, translated to MNEFKFNEIQLSAINKLDKQINTNKIEQAIVNNSFNELDNDEQEIFLEVANACYRAGFPVIDDSEYDVFYNQFSEKEPASPFVNSVEPEVLHLGKTVPLPQKMLSTDKAYSKDEIQKWLERIINSANELNIDAKSISVRVTPKLDGYAAYDDGERLYTRGDGVKGQDISRAFERGLQVAQSGARGLGAGEIVIDKKYFEENLSQHFENSRNIQAAIIAEKNVDPLVQQAINDGACVFYPFVLLKNWTGHYEQLMTDFEDIIDSIWNAVDYDVDGVILEAVDPRIKENMGATRKFHRWQIAFKVNAESADVEVLEVTPQTSRTGRVSPVAELVPTKISGATISRVTVHHYNMVKTNGIGKGAIVQVVRSGLVIPKIEKVIKRVEPQIPTNCPSCQSHLVWEADHLICQNKSDCPAQTENTLIHFFKTLGNNDGFGPKVIEKFTNKGIKHIHEIYELKAHHFSGYGFAEKTAKNLFEQLQLSRNVEIEDWRFLSAFGVSRLGGGNCEKLLRHYSLTEIFDLSAEDIGKLDGFAQQSSEAILEGLASIKDEFFKVYSLGFNLSITPKASDDSQISTPIAGATIVFTGTMIKGTRSDMEKQAKALGAKVAKSVTGQTTYLVTGTKVGETKINSAKEKGVKVITEDEYLDLIS
- a CDS encoding protein kinase family protein — its product is MAYPTLEQYNEALQSPQLVLQDAELKHGTLKTTGLGLPLALCGGFALTYTVQAGGKKFALRCFHKESRELERRYQAISSRIKKLASPYFLPFEFIPAGIRIQGVMYPIVKMAWAQGQTLAEFLENEYRNPQSLQRLRQALADLAVFLEKNQISHGDIQPENIMVSAGGSTIQLIDYDGMYVEALQSSKATELGQVNFQHPKRTANDFNEKLDRFSFLTLDVALQALIASSSIWTISRSEPSAVVFRRNDFLDPSSSVIFKEVLKITGVGLHVKNLARVALGDFNKVPTLVDFLQNKGIYHDEIIFGQGATLAKAGYQGAYVVCDALKYEKVFEQVGSRIELIGKIHSVRRGWGANRKPYVFVNFSDWRGKAVKLAIWSDGMNAIGANVPDQTWVGRWLSVTGLVDAPYHGHAKSTTYTHISITITAPGQIQQIPEQEARYRLLGGIAAPARTVPSQNAGILSTMTKGTRASNSPTQTRPTPTAPQKSSNQQLLEKMRAQQAPQVTYTSAPPVHLSSNMGNSARSNPIGTNRKSSGLGWGGWFFIIVVGLVMLKGCIN